One window from the genome of Epinephelus moara isolate mb chromosome 5, YSFRI_EMoa_1.0, whole genome shotgun sequence encodes:
- the LOC126389952 gene encoding nuclear distribution protein nudE homolog 1-like, whose product MVEPTTHKFTSLEEELSFWKEQAEAHQLRADVAQEELQEFQQMSRDYEAELETELKQCEGRNKELLLDNNRLRIELENIKEKFETQHSDAFRHISAMEEELAQTKAVRDHLQKYIRELEQSNDDLERTKRATIMSLEDFEQRMNHVIERNAFLESELDEKENLLESVQRLKDEARDLRHELAVRQKERRPSSSLGKDTDRADLPCPSAGNPSIPITPSKPLSSFATPPASSIRRGDGLTGTPLTTSARISALNIVGELLRKVGNLESKLASCRDFVYDTSVSRPALPAGPGSPTGLEGGPEVQASSMSPPPQYDSLVKRLEFGPAPPRGVSQGPQSPQGGVKILL is encoded by the exons ATGGTAGAGCCAACAACACACAAGTTTACATCCCTTGAAGAGGAGCTGAGCTTCTGGAAGGAGCAGGCAGAGGCACATCAGCTAAG GGCTGATGTGgctcaggaggagctgcaggagtTTCAGCAGATGAGTCGAGACTATGAAGCAGAACTGGAAACAGAGCTGAAGCAGTGCGAGGGTCGAAACAAAGAGCTGCTTTTAGACAACAACCGACTCCGCATTGAACTGGAAAACATAAAG GAGAAATTCGAGACTCAGCATTCCGATGCTTTTAGGCACATCTCAGCCATGGAGGAAGAACTTGCACAAACCAAAGCAGTGAGAGATCACCTGCAGAAATACATCAGGGAGCTAGAGCAGTCCAATGATGACCTGGAGAGGACCAAAAG GGCTACCATCATGTCACTGGAGGACTTTGAGCAGCGGATGAACCATGTCATTGAGAGGAATGCCTTTCTTGAGAGCGAGTTGGATGAGAAAGAGAACCTGCTTGAGTCTGTTCAGAGGCTGAAGGATGAAGCCAGag ACCTTCGCCACGAGCTGGCTGTACGTCAGAAGGAAAGACGGCCATCCAGCAGCCTGGGCAAAGACACAGATCGGGCAGATCTGCCGTGCCCCTCAGCTGGTAACCCGTCCATCCCCATCACACCCTCCAAACCTCTCAGCTCATTTGCCACACCCCCTGCCTCCAGTATTCGACGAG GTGACGGTCTAACAGGGACTCCCCTCACGACGTCTGCTAGAATATCTGCACTCAACATTGTAGGGGAGCTTCTGAGAAAAGTTGGA AATCTGGAGTCTAAGTTGGCGTCCTGTCGAGACTTTGTGTACGACACCTCTGTCAGCAGACCAGCACTCCCGGCTGGCCCTGGTAGTCCTACTGGTTTAGAGGGAGGCCCTGAGGTGCAAGCTAGCAGCATGAGCCCCCCTCCTCAGTACGACAG TTTAGTGAAGCGGTTAGAGTTTGGACCAGCTCCTCCGAGAGGCGTCTCCCAGGGTCCCCAGTCTCCGCAGGGAGGGGTCAAGATTCTGCTATGA